One window of the Cryptomeria japonica chromosome 7, Sugi_1.0, whole genome shotgun sequence genome contains the following:
- the LOC131074292 gene encoding probable receptor-like protein kinase At2g42960 isoform X1, protein MSRDLHSVICGEDDMIIDWPTRQNIILDIIRGVSYLQEGANECIAHRDIKPTNILLDENLNAKIGDFGLARILQPGDAKYANKEISTDGRVFLKDIYNFPSYETCSIFGTCGYVDPESRQTLIVTLKTDIYSFGVLLLNVVSGRPAMGTNESTLLSEQALKLLGEDRLTELIDPRLLDREGLINSSTILRTIKIALSCIEFDSERRPSVSQVLKMLSSEEEISIPTSPLLKR, encoded by the exons ATGTCACGAGACCTGCACAGCGTTATTTGTG GAGAAGATGACATGATTATTGACTGGCCAACAAGACAAAATATTATATTGGACATAATAAGGGGAGTCTCATATCTTCAAGAGGGTGCAAATGAGTGTATAGCACACAGAGACATTAAACCCACGAACATTCTTCTGGATGAAAATTTGAATGCCAAGATTGGTGATTTTGGCCTTGCTCGAATACTGCAACCTGGTGATGCCAAATATGCCAACAAGGAGATTTCAACAGATGGAAGGGTTTTTCTTAAGGATATATATAATTTTCCAAGCTATGAAACGTGTTCTATATTCGGAACATG CGGTTATGTAGATCCCGAGTCTCGTCAAACTTTAATTGTTACTCTGAAGACAGACATATACAGCTTTGGAGTGCTGCTGTTAAATGTCGTATCCGGCAGACCAGCTATGGGTACAAACGAGTCCACTCTACTCTCGGAGCAA GCATTGAAGTTACTTGGAGAGGATCGCCTTACTGAGCTAATAGACCCTCGATTACTCGACAGAGAGGGTTTAATTAATTCAAGCACAATATTAAGAACAATCAAaatagctctttcttgcattgaaTTCGATTCTGAAAGGCGCCCATCAGTTTCACAAGTGTTAAAGATGCTCTCCTCAGAAGAAGAAATTTCAATTCCCACCTCACCACTCCTCAAAAGATGA
- the LOC131074292 gene encoding putative L-type lectin-domain containing receptor kinase V.2 isoform X2 yields the protein MSRDLHSVICGEDDMIIDWPTRQNIILDIIRGVSYLQEGANECIAHRDIKPTNILLDENLNAKIGDFGLARILQPGDAKYANKEISTDGRVFLKDIYNFPSYETCSIFGTCGYVDPESRQTLIVTLKTDIYSFGVLLLNVVSGRPAMGIEVTWRGSPY from the exons ATGTCACGAGACCTGCACAGCGTTATTTGTG GAGAAGATGACATGATTATTGACTGGCCAACAAGACAAAATATTATATTGGACATAATAAGGGGAGTCTCATATCTTCAAGAGGGTGCAAATGAGTGTATAGCACACAGAGACATTAAACCCACGAACATTCTTCTGGATGAAAATTTGAATGCCAAGATTGGTGATTTTGGCCTTGCTCGAATACTGCAACCTGGTGATGCCAAATATGCCAACAAGGAGATTTCAACAGATGGAAGGGTTTTTCTTAAGGATATATATAATTTTCCAAGCTATGAAACGTGTTCTATATTCGGAACATG CGGTTATGTAGATCCCGAGTCTCGTCAAACTTTAATTGTTACTCTGAAGACAGACATATACAGCTTTGGAGTGCTGCTGTTAAATGTCGTATCCGGCAGACCAGCTATGG GCATTGAAGTTACTTGGAGAGGATCGCCTTACTGA